The Candidatus Malacoplasma girerdii genome has a segment encoding these proteins:
- a CDS encoding putative membrane protein has protein sequence MKFTHKESRIKKFLFPFYPHKCFKNSKLMMLLAALLALKILFGFIHVKIPGINLAIGFAYVPIMICGWFFGPIIGFIFGAISDTIGFLTHPTSVWFWMYAIVEPTIGMWSGLIHGCFYLRNKNNKTIINLVFDVFFQQIFLVGFILVCFCGLIFWSDQGKKPISSVCKILLIILVSLYFVFMEVLTFLYLIRAKNNINQCLIFIYSTLLVTSIITVTSFLLGPISTVEYLRYINGVYPDAWVRYGMIYYLVPRIIVQCLKTPIESIVLASLILLTQNLFDDYINNLNNRWETDY, from the coding sequence AAAGTTTCTATTTCCTTTTTATCCACATAAATGCTTTAAAAATAGTAAGCTAATGATGTTATTAGCTGCACTTTTAGCATTAAAAATTCTTTTTGGATTTATTCATGTTAAAATTCCTGGGATTAATTTAGCTATTGGTTTTGCGTATGTTCCAATTATGATTTGTGGCTGGTTCTTTGGGCCAATTATTGGTTTTATATTTGGGGCAATTAGCGATACAATTGGTTTTTTAACACATCCAACATCGGTGTGATTTTGAATGTATGCGATTGTTGAACCAACAATTGGAATGTGAAGTGGTTTAATTCATGGGTGTTTTTATTTACGGAATAAAAACAATAAAACGATAATAAACTTAGTATTTGATGTTTTTTTTCAACAAATCTTTTTAGTAGGTTTTATTTTAGTTTGCTTTTGCGGTTTAATTTTTTGAAGTGATCAAGGTAAAAAGCCAATTTCATCTGTTTGCAAAATTCTTTTAATCATTTTAGTCAGTTTATATTTTGTTTTTATGGAAGTGCTTACATTTTTGTATTTAATAAGAGCAAAAAATAATATCAATCAATGTTTAATTTTTATTTATAGTACTTTATTAGTTACATCAATAATTACAGTTACTAGTTTTTTACTTGGACCAATCAGTACTGTTGAATATTTAAGATATATTAATGGTGTTTATCCAGACGCGTGAGTACGTTATGGAATGATTTATTATTTGGTACCAAGAATTATTGTCCAATGTTTAAAAACACCGATTGAATCAATTGTTCTAGCAAGCTTAATTTTGTTAACACAAAACTTATTTGATGACTACATTAATAATTTGAATAATCGCTGAGAAACTGATTATTAG
- a CDS encoding choline kinase, protein MVKANNKYEQKAIELLVKVVKNIDIDDILSIRYQSNGYTNHSYVITLKNKQRYVVRIGLIDQWLKRDNEALVLELIKQIKDAFNVLYFDSQSGDMVRLYISGITPGKKTVTNYDFLDALSNKLQKIHGIKYSNKDKILRNDFYIYKEFDHNIEKKYSSYFYECLSEFEKTIPLTFCHNDFSPWNMIYQKKTKQLTFIDFEWSRLNFPHFDLVNFIKEANIHNTEYETYLLKKYDPNIDHVTITKFLYISCYFSFVWSYSMYQYKYITSYRKRMLSMIKKLYKELH, encoded by the coding sequence ATGGTTAAAGCTAATAATAAATATGAACAAAAAGCCATTGAGCTTTTGGTTAAAGTTGTAAAAAATATTGATATTGATGATATTTTATCAATTCGCTACCAAAGCAATGGTTATACTAATCACAGCTATGTAATAACTTTAAAAAATAAGCAACGTTATGTAGTAAGAATTGGATTAATTGACCAATGATTAAAACGTGATAATGAAGCTTTAGTTTTAGAATTAATCAAACAAATTAAAGATGCTTTTAATGTTCTTTATTTTGATTCACAAAGTGGTGATATGGTTCGCTTATACATTAGTGGAATTACTCCTGGTAAAAAAACAGTAACAAATTATGATTTTCTTGATGCATTAAGCAATAAATTACAAAAAATTCACGGAATTAAGTATTCAAACAAGGATAAAATTCTTCGTAATGATTTTTATATTTATAAAGAATTTGATCATAACATTGAAAAAAAATACTCTAGTTATTTCTATGAGTGTTTAAGTGAATTTGAAAAAACAATTCCTTTGACTTTTTGTCATAATGATTTTTCGCCATGAAACATGATCTACCAAAAGAAAACAAAACAACTAACTTTTATTGATTTTGAATGAAGTCGACTAAACTTTCCACATTTTGATCTAGTTAATTTTATTAAAGAAGCTAATATTCACAATACTGAATATGAAACTTATTTATTAAAAAAATATGATCCAAATATTGATCATGTTACAATCACTAAGTTTTTATATATTTCGTGTTATTTTTCCTTTGTATGAAGTTATAGTATGTACCAATACAAATATATTACTTCATACCGTAAACGAATGTTAAGCATGATAAAAAAATTGTACAAAGAATTACACTAA
- the trmU gene encoding tRNA (5-methylaminomethyl-2-thiouridylate)-methyltransferase → MKTKQRIVLGMSGGVDSSVCAFLLQQQGYDVVGLFMQNWDEVVNYDIKGHIQANHNNCNAAKDYKDALSVGNKLNITVYYKEFIDAYWKEVFQYVVNEYNKGRTPNPDILCNKYIKFNRFIDYAKNELGIDKIAMGHYANVVYKNKQYYLVRAKDEHKDQTYFLCWLNQEQLSKTIFPLGKFTKDEVRKIAAANNFINWNKKDSTGICFIGERKFKEFLMNYIQPKKGDIVDVVTYKKIATHEGIMYYTIGQNRSLGLGGMNTKYFVCKKDLKNNVLYVCSEENSDEYLSSTQAILSNFNWINDVKEWLNRPVLIRFRHTGQLVKGQFYLNNGHVIINYEPTKAVAPGQFAVLYIGKICLGGGIIEKTNQK, encoded by the coding sequence ATGAAAACAAAGCAGCGAATAGTTTTAGGGATGAGTGGTGGAGTTGATTCGTCCGTTTGTGCATTTTTATTGCAACAACAAGGTTATGATGTTGTTGGTTTATTTATGCAAAATTGGGATGAAGTTGTAAATTATGATATTAAGGGTCATATTCAAGCTAATCACAATAACTGCAATGCTGCTAAAGATTACAAAGATGCATTAAGTGTTGGTAACAAACTTAATATCACAGTGTACTATAAAGAATTTATTGATGCATATTGAAAGGAAGTATTTCAATACGTTGTCAATGAATACAATAAAGGGCGAACGCCAAACCCAGATATTTTATGTAATAAATACATTAAATTTAATCGTTTTATTGATTATGCTAAAAATGAATTAGGAATCGATAAAATCGCCATGGGGCACTATGCAAATGTTGTTTACAAAAATAAACAATATTATTTAGTTCGAGCTAAAGATGAACACAAAGACCAAACATATTTTTTGTGTTGATTAAATCAAGAACAACTAAGTAAAACAATTTTTCCACTAGGAAAATTTACGAAAGATGAAGTAAGAAAAATTGCTGCTGCCAATAACTTTATTAACTGAAATAAAAAGGATTCAACTGGTATTTGCTTTATTGGCGAACGTAAATTTAAAGAATTCTTAATGAATTATATTCAACCTAAAAAAGGCGATATTGTTGACGTTGTTACATATAAAAAAATAGCAACTCATGAAGGAATTATGTACTACACGATTGGTCAAAATCGTTCTTTAGGTCTTGGCGGAATGAATACTAAATATTTCGTGTGTAAGAAGGATTTAAAAAATAACGTTCTTTATGTTTGTAGTGAAGAAAATTCTGATGAATATTTATCTTCAACACAAGCAATTTTAAGTAATTTTAATTGAATTAATGATGTTAAAGAATGATTAAACCGACCTGTACTAATTCGTTTTCGACACACAGGACAACTAGTTAAAGGACAATTTTATCTTAACAATGGTCATGTAATTATCAATTATGAACCAACTAAAGCCGTTGCACCCGGACAATTTGCAGTTCTATACATTGGCAAAATTTGTTTAGGCGGCGGAATTATTGAAAAAACAAATCAAAAATAA
- the rpoD gene encoding RNA polymerase sigma factor RpoD gives MNEIITALVKKAKTRKHNRNTLEWEKAFKKFDGYEIPDDLPQIVNEKLAGKGVTLIFKKEDVNSDANYQINELSGVLKTSTKEKVDDGIKSFLGVLGSSKMLTSDDEIEFAKLLDDPDPEIRQYGQNQLVTSNLRLVTSIAKKFLNRGLELEDLIQEGTIGLMKAISKFDYRLGNKFSTYATWWIRQSITRAIADQSRVIRIPVHLMEAINKIFKAERDLTTNLGRAPSIEEIVQKLGGPSEDFTTKKVSEIKKIAIDSFSIDRPIGKDEDSQFTDFIRDNNAPTPDDFTDHELMSQEIEQLFKDVLTEEEETIIRMRYGLKPYFAAMSLDEISQKLDKKIDNVRQIEAKAIRKMKQPCKNYKLVDFVHDHN, from the coding sequence ATGAATGAAATCATTACAGCATTAGTTAAAAAAGCTAAAACAAGAAAACATAACCGTAACACTTTAGAATGAGAAAAAGCTTTCAAAAAGTTTGATGGTTATGAAATTCCTGATGATTTACCACAAATTGTTAATGAAAAGTTAGCGGGAAAAGGTGTAACTTTAATTTTTAAAAAAGAAGACGTTAATTCTGATGCTAATTATCAAATTAACGAACTTTCTGGTGTATTAAAAACATCAACAAAAGAAAAGGTTGATGATGGTATTAAATCGTTTTTAGGAGTTTTAGGTTCATCAAAAATGTTAACGAGTGATGATGAAATTGAGTTTGCTAAATTGCTTGATGATCCAGACCCAGAAATTCGTCAATACGGACAAAATCAACTAGTAACTTCTAACTTACGTTTAGTTACTTCAATTGCTAAAAAATTCTTAAATCGTGGCTTAGAACTTGAAGATTTAATTCAAGAAGGAACAATTGGTTTAATGAAGGCAATTAGTAAATTTGATTATCGTTTAGGTAATAAATTTAGTACATATGCAACATGATGAATTCGTCAATCTATTACTCGTGCAATTGCTGATCAATCACGTGTCATTCGTATACCAGTTCATTTAATGGAAGCAATTAATAAAATTTTCAAAGCTGAACGAGATTTAACAACAAATTTAGGACGTGCCCCAAGTATTGAAGAAATTGTTCAAAAACTTGGCGGTCCAAGCGAAGATTTTACAACTAAAAAAGTTAGTGAAATTAAAAAAATTGCTATTGATTCGTTTTCAATTGATCGACCGATTGGTAAGGATGAAGACTCACAATTTACTGATTTCATCCGTGATAACAATGCACCAACTCCTGATGATTTTACTGATCACGAGTTAATGAGTCAAGAAATTGAACAATTATTCAAAGATGTTTTAACTGAAGAAGAAGAAACAATCATCCGTATGCGTTATGGTTTGAAACCATATTTTGCTGCAATGTCACTTGATGAAATTTCTCAAAAACTTGATAAAAAGATTGATAATGTTCGTCAAATTGAAGCAAAAGCCATTCGTAAAATGAAACAACCATGTAAAAACTATAAATTAGTAGATTTTGTTCATGATCATAACTAA
- a CDS encoding SAM-dependent methyltransferase — MIITNKRLLTIAQYISQNKKNQNIDVIDIGSDHAFLSIQLINQNIANYVLNVEIATEPMENGISNIKQYCTNPSLIDNVIYGSEKFYQLINRDFDTVTISGLGGNKIAELVVNYVQLFKKNKHNFNQFIVCMNNKVFYFRKYLFDNLPELKIKEETIIEENGYFYEILILSKENGIGANNELTQYFGPINLKKRTNLFYKMHNNRKQYIESHSLDQFNQKLKKELKLLYEVIK; from the coding sequence ATGATCATAACTAATAAGCGATTATTAACAATCGCTCAATATATTTCACAAAATAAAAAAAATCAAAATATAGACGTGATTGACATTGGCAGCGATCACGCCTTTTTATCAATACAGTTAATTAATCAAAATATTGCTAATTATGTCTTAAATGTTGAAATTGCTACTGAACCAATGGAAAATGGAATTAGCAATATTAAGCAATATTGCACTAATCCTAGCTTGATTGATAATGTTATTTATGGTTCTGAAAAATTCTATCAACTAATTAACCGTGATTTTGATACAGTTACAATTTCAGGACTAGGTGGGAACAAAATTGCTGAATTAGTTGTAAATTATGTTCAATTATTTAAAAAAAATAAACATAATTTTAATCAATTCATTGTTTGCATGAATAATAAAGTTTTTTATTTTCGCAAGTATTTATTTGATAATTTACCTGAATTAAAAATTAAAGAAGAAACAATAATTGAGGAAAATGGCTACTTTTATGAAATACTTATCTTAAGTAAAGAAAATGGAATTGGTGCTAATAATGAATTAACGCAATATTTTGGTCCAATTAATTTAAAAAAACGAACTAACTTATTTTATAAAATGCATAATAATCGTAAACAATATATTGAGAGTCATTCATTAGATCAATTTAATCAAAAACTGAAGAAAGAACTAAAATTGTTGTATGAAGTTATTAAATAA
- a CDS encoding NIF3 family protein, translated as MKLLNKVTVNDIYRKLIKKYPLKYQEKWDESGIKYFGRKKAFIDKILIALDINAACIQFAIKNKIELIIAHHPIFTNSKEIKLFKNDINNLKLLKKHKINVIALHTSIDNHPNGLNWFLVKQISSKNFKQIKNSDGTFFKVNLIKQYSANELITLFKETHDVNAITYHDNGSKIKSIYFCSGSGFGVLKHQLSKLKKDECLVTGDIKWHNWQTINDFNANALDVGHDIEKHFITLISEFIIQNFPKIKIYNYFPNIKLKVTN; from the coding sequence ATGAAGTTATTAAATAAAGTTACTGTAAATGATATTTATCGAAAACTAATTAAAAAATATCCATTAAAATATCAAGAAAAATGAGATGAAAGTGGGATTAAATATTTTGGTAGAAAAAAAGCATTCATTGATAAAATTTTAATCGCTTTAGATATTAATGCTGCTTGTATTCAATTTGCTATCAAAAATAAAATCGAGTTAATTATTGCTCATCATCCAATTTTTACAAATAGTAAAGAAATTAAATTGTTTAAAAATGACATAAACAATTTGAAGCTTTTAAAAAAGCACAAAATTAATGTTATTGCCCTGCATACATCAATTGATAATCATCCTAACGGATTAAATTGATTTCTAGTAAAACAAATTTCTAGTAAAAATTTTAAACAAATAAAAAATAGTGATGGAACATTCTTTAAGGTAAATTTAATTAAACAATATAGTGCTAATGAATTAATTACATTATTTAAAGAGACGCACGATGTTAATGCAATTACTTACCATGATAATGGTTCGAAAATAAAATCTATTTATTTTTGTTCTGGAAGTGGATTTGGTGTTCTTAAACATCAATTGTCAAAACTAAAAAAAGATGAATGCTTAGTGACTGGAGATATTAAGTGACATAATTGACAAACAATTAATGATTTTAATGCTAATGCTTTAGATGTTGGCCATGATATTGAAAAGCATTTTATTACCTTAATTAGTGAATTTATTATTCAAAATTTTCCTAAAATTAAGATTTATAACTATTTCCCTAATATTAAACTAAAAGTTACTAATTAA
- the fmt gene encoding methionyl-tRNA formyltransferase, whose amino-acid sequence MKKLKVLFFGTDDISLSALEALSHLDYEIVAVVTRADSLSNRKKEIIFSPVKQFAIEKGYKIFQPIKLKDEAEEILKTNPDLILTCSYGKIIPELILNYPQYKCINIHPSLLPKYRGASPIQAAIMNNDSVTGISFIYMTKDLDNGPILCQETINCDKGETTFSLKEKIKKLIALMMQKYFTSFFSKKVKYQIQDESKVSYVGMINHKDEQINWNKDAKTISGLVRALYDKPIAYTMLNNNIVKVYEVQITSEKSNAESGTIIAVDKTGISVATTDYIIKLIIVQLAGKKPMRVKDLINGNHIFKINSRFSSNN is encoded by the coding sequence ATGAAGAAATTAAAAGTCTTGTTTTTTGGAACTGATGATATTTCTTTAAGTGCATTAGAAGCATTAAGCCATTTAGATTATGAAATAGTGGCCGTTGTTACACGAGCAGACAGTTTGAGTAATCGTAAAAAAGAAATTATTTTTTCTCCTGTTAAGCAGTTTGCAATTGAAAAGGGTTATAAGATTTTTCAGCCAATTAAGCTAAAAGATGAAGCAGAAGAAATATTAAAAACTAATCCTGATTTAATTTTAACTTGTAGTTATGGAAAAATTATTCCAGAATTAATCTTAAATTATCCACAATATAAATGTATTAATATTCATCCTAGTTTATTGCCAAAATACCGTGGTGCTAGTCCAATTCAAGCTGCTATCATGAATAACGATTCTGTAACTGGGATTAGTTTTATTTATATGACTAAAGATCTTGATAATGGACCAATTTTATGTCAAGAGACAATCAATTGTGACAAAGGTGAAACAACATTTTCATTAAAAGAAAAAATTAAAAAATTAATCGCTCTAATGATGCAAAAATATTTTACTTCCTTTTTTAGTAAAAAAGTTAAATATCAAATTCAGGATGAATCAAAAGTTTCTTATGTTGGCATGATCAATCATAAAGACGAACAAATCAACTGAAACAAAGACGCAAAAACAATTAGTGGTTTGGTTCGAGCTTTATACGATAAGCCAATTGCTTACACAATGCTTAATAACAATATTGTTAAAGTTTATGAAGTCCAAATTACTTCCGAAAAATCTAATGCTGAATCTGGAACAATTATTGCAGTTGATAAAACGGGAATAAGTGTTGCAACTACTGATTACATTATTAAGTTAATTATTGTTCAATTAGCAGGCAAAAAACCAATGCGTGTTAAAGACTTAATTAATGGCAATCACATTTTTAAAATTAATAGCAGGTTTTCTTCTAATAATTAA
- the rpsT gene encoding 30S ribosomal protein S20 codes for MANIKANIKTIRKSAKRNNQNKIVKTTFKNKLKAVRTAPDAKKLTEVYKELDQAVAKKVITKNKANRLKSRASKKLQKAK; via the coding sequence ATGGCCAACATTAAAGCAAATATTAAAACAATTAGAAAAAGTGCAAAACGCAATAATCAAAATAAGATTGTTAAAACAACTTTTAAAAATAAATTAAAAGCTGTAAGAACAGCTCCGGATGCTAAAAAACTTACAGAAGTTTATAAAGAATTAGATCAAGCTGTTGCAAAAAAAGTTATTACTAAAAATAAAGCTAACCGATTAAAATCACGAGCTAGTAAAAAATTACAAAAGGCAAAATAA
- the rpsP gene encoding 30S ribosomal protein S16: protein MVKIRLARLGKHKSPFYRIVATDSRNKRDGGYLALLGTYEPFSGKTTFDSELVIKFLNNGAVPSETVLNLLKVKGLYKTFLMQKPNKKTKKVKVKKSAAKKKLVAARKTNKAEKKKARSVKKTAKRAPKRAAKKSENQAEAK, encoded by the coding sequence TTGGTAAAAATTCGATTAGCGAGATTAGGAAAACACAAGTCACCTTTCTATAGAATTGTGGCAACTGATTCTCGTAATAAACGTGACGGTGGTTATTTAGCACTACTTGGAACATACGAACCATTTAGTGGTAAAACTACTTTTGATAGTGAACTTGTTATTAAGTTCTTAAACAATGGAGCTGTTCCAAGCGAAACAGTATTAAATCTTTTAAAAGTAAAAGGTTTATATAAAACATTTTTAATGCAAAAGCCTAATAAGAAAACTAAAAAGGTGAAGGTTAAAAAATCAGCAGCTAAAAAGAAACTTGTTGCGGCTCGCAAAACTAATAAAGCTGAAAAAAAGAAGGCACGAAGTGTAAAGAAAACTGCAAAACGTGCTCCTAAACGTGCAGCAAAAAAATCTGAAAATCAAGCAGAAGCTAAGTAA
- the trmD gene encoding tRNA (guanine-N1)-methyltransferase: protein MKFTVLTLFPEAFKSYLNESIIARAINQNQVLIEIVDFRNFSENKLKQVDDYQYGGGGGMVIALPAIVKAIHHYKTPHSKVYLLSPQGTVYNQSIAVELVKSNEHIILICGHYEGFDERIINYVDGLISIGDYIITGGELGAMVVLDSCIRLIEGVITSQSLTAESFSNDLLDYPVYTKPLNFEGHKVPDVLLSGNHQKIDEFRKTEQVSKTKKYRPDLYKRYLNKIQGEKKYGKK from the coding sequence ATGAAATTTACTGTTCTAACATTATTTCCTGAAGCATTTAAAAGTTATTTGAACGAATCAATTATTGCACGAGCAATTAATCAAAATCAAGTATTAATTGAAATCGTAGACTTCAGAAATTTTAGTGAAAATAAATTAAAACAAGTTGATGATTATCAATATGGTGGTGGTGGAGGAATGGTTATTGCTTTACCAGCAATTGTTAAGGCAATCCATCATTATAAAACACCACATTCAAAAGTTTATTTGCTTTCACCTCAAGGAACAGTATATAACCAATCTATTGCTGTTGAACTAGTTAAAAGTAATGAACACATAATTCTTATTTGTGGTCATTATGAAGGATTTGATGAGCGAATCATTAATTACGTTGATGGATTAATTAGCATTGGTGATTACATTATTACTGGCGGAGAACTTGGGGCAATGGTTGTTTTAGATTCATGCATTCGTTTAATTGAAGGTGTGATTACTAGTCAATCATTAACTGCTGAAAGTTTTAGTAACGATTTATTAGATTATCCAGTTTATACAAAACCGCTTAATTTTGAAGGACATAAAGTTCCTGATGTTTTATTGAGCGGGAATCATCAAAAAATTGATGAATTTCGTAAAACTGAACAAGTTAGTAAAACAAAGAAATATCGTCCTGATTTATACAAACGATATCTAAATAAAATTCAAGGAGAAAAAAAATATGGCAAAAAATAG
- the rplS gene encoding 50S ribosomal protein L19, with the protein MAKNSRDQLILNAIQKAQLRDDLPEIAVGDTVSAYVKIVEGAKTRVQRFDGIVLRVRGTGLGKSFTIRKESYGVGVEESFPYHSPLIVKIDVIKHGKVRRAYITYMRKRSGKLARIKERSAKKDKK; encoded by the coding sequence ATGGCAAAAAATAGTCGTGACCAATTAATTCTTAATGCAATTCAAAAAGCACAACTACGAGATGATTTACCTGAAATTGCAGTAGGCGATACTGTTAGTGCTTATGTAAAAATTGTCGAAGGAGCAAAAACACGTGTACAACGTTTTGATGGAATTGTACTTCGAGTGCGTGGAACCGGATTAGGCAAAAGTTTCACAATTCGTAAAGAATCATACGGAGTTGGCGTTGAAGAATCATTTCCATACCATTCGCCATTGATTGTTAAAATTGATGTGATTAAACATGGTAAAGTGCGTCGTGCATACATTACATATATGCGTAAACGTTCTGGTAAATTAGCACGTATTAAAGAACGATCAGCTAAAAAAGACAAAAAATAG